The Polynucleobacter necessarius genome window below encodes:
- the lpxD gene encoding UDP-3-O-(3-hydroxymyristoyl)glucosamine N-acyltransferase encodes MPTAIELAEQFQTSLVGEASHGFTGLAPLERAQSNQISFLSNPLYRQQARDSSAGALIVSQADLEFLQANPSLNSAKRVYFVSKNPYATFARIAQHFATATNPIYPPKIHPSAVIDSTAYIPSSCHIGPFVQVGADVKLGERVSILGNTSIAQGSVIASDTLIYPSVTIYHHTQIGERCIIHSGAVIGADGFGFAPDFSATGDEWVKIPQTGRVVIGNDVEIGASTTIDRGAMSDTVIGSGTKIDNQVQIAHNVVVGNCCVIAGCAAISGSTKIGNFCIIGGAANFAGHLNIADRTTVSGTTSIGRSVTEPGQRFTGVYPSMPHAAWEKNAAILRGLDKIRQRLRLLDKNKTTES; translated from the coding sequence ATGCCGACCGCCATCGAGCTGGCCGAACAGTTTCAAACAAGCTTGGTGGGGGAGGCCTCACACGGATTTACTGGTCTAGCTCCACTGGAGCGGGCGCAGTCAAATCAAATTTCCTTTTTGTCAAATCCACTCTACCGTCAACAGGCCAGAGATAGTAGTGCTGGGGCTTTGATTGTCAGCCAGGCAGACTTGGAATTTTTGCAAGCGAATCCCAGTTTAAATTCTGCAAAAAGAGTGTATTTTGTTTCTAAAAATCCATACGCTACTTTTGCCAGAATAGCGCAACACTTCGCTACAGCGACTAATCCAATCTACCCCCCCAAAATTCATCCAAGTGCGGTAATCGATTCCACTGCTTATATTCCATCTTCATGCCATATTGGCCCTTTTGTGCAAGTTGGGGCAGACGTTAAGCTGGGTGAAAGAGTATCTATTTTGGGAAATACAAGTATTGCTCAAGGTAGTGTGATTGCTAGCGATACCTTAATTTATCCATCCGTTACCATCTATCACCATACTCAAATTGGAGAACGATGCATCATTCATAGTGGCGCTGTCATTGGTGCTGATGGTTTCGGTTTCGCTCCTGATTTTTCTGCTACTGGTGATGAGTGGGTCAAGATTCCTCAAACAGGCCGTGTCGTCATTGGTAATGATGTAGAGATAGGGGCCTCGACCACGATCGATCGTGGCGCAATGAGTGATACCGTAATAGGTTCTGGAACCAAAATTGATAATCAAGTCCAGATTGCGCATAATGTAGTGGTGGGCAATTGCTGCGTAATTGCAGGCTGTGCGGCGATATCGGGTAGTACAAAGATTGGTAATTTCTGCATCATTGGTGGCGCTGCCAACTTTGCGGGACATCTTAATATTGCTGATAGAACAACTGTTTCAGGAACTACCTCTATTGGTCGATCTGTTACTGAGCCTGGGCAACGCTTTACGGGTGTCTATCCATCCATGCCTCACGCTGCTTGGGAAAAAAACGCCGCAATTTTGCGAGGGCTGGATAAAATAAGGCAGCGCTTGCGCTTATTGGATAAAAACAAAACTACAGAGTCTTGA
- the fabZ gene encoding 3-hydroxyacyl-ACP dehydratase FabZ, which translates to MSTPIAIDIHKILKLLPHRYPFLLVDRVLEITPRETITALKNVTMNEPFFQGHFPDFPVMPGVLIIEALAQIAAILTFSEERPEDAIYYFAGIDGARFKKPVLPGDQLIMTAKLERGRAGIYKFAVQATVDGEIAAEANITCAVRMQDA; encoded by the coding sequence ATGAGCACACCAATTGCTATCGATATTCATAAGATTCTTAAACTACTTCCGCATCGTTACCCATTTCTTTTGGTCGATCGTGTTTTAGAGATTACTCCGCGGGAGACCATTACGGCGTTAAAAAATGTCACTATGAACGAACCATTTTTTCAGGGGCATTTCCCAGATTTCCCAGTAATGCCGGGAGTATTGATAATTGAAGCCTTAGCTCAGATCGCTGCTATACTGACCTTCTCGGAAGAGCGTCCTGAAGATGCAATTTATTACTTTGCTGGTATTGATGGTGCGCGCTTCAAGAAGCCAGTTCTCCCTGGCGATCAATTAATCATGACCGCTAAGTTAGAGCGTGGTCGTGCTGGTATTTATAAGTTTGCAGTTCAGGCTACCGTTGATGGTGAGATTGCTGCTGAAGCCAATATTACTTGTGCAGTACGTATGCAAGACGCGTAA
- a CDS encoding OmpH family outer membrane protein — translation MNLRKSIKWIRIVLCAASAAILSPQAFSQDAGTRVAVVNSEKVFNESNLAKAMQTRLQNEFTKRQNDVRDSAQKIKSAAEKLDRDAAVMSEAERIRRQRELADQDRELQRKQREFTEDLNQRTFEERAKIAEKANAVLKQIAEQRKIDIIVQEAAYVSPKADVTDDVIKALNSLK, via the coding sequence ATGAATCTTCGCAAATCTATAAAATGGATTCGAATTGTTTTATGTGCTGCAAGTGCGGCAATATTGTCACCCCAAGCGTTTTCTCAAGACGCCGGCACACGGGTAGCAGTTGTGAATTCAGAAAAAGTATTTAATGAGTCTAACTTGGCGAAAGCAATGCAAACACGCTTGCAGAATGAGTTTACGAAGCGTCAAAATGATGTGCGTGATAGCGCTCAAAAGATCAAGTCTGCTGCGGAAAAGTTAGATCGTGATGCAGCGGTGATGAGTGAAGCAGAGCGTATTCGTCGTCAGCGTGAGTTGGCTGATCAAGATCGCGAATTGCAACGTAAGCAACGCGAGTTCACAGAAGATCTGAATCAGCGTACTTTCGAGGAGCGAGCAAAGATTGCTGAAAAAGCGAATGCAGTCTTAAAGCAGATTGCTGAGCAGCGAAAAATTGACATCATCGTTCAAGAAGCTGCTTATGTCAGCCCTAAAGCTGATGTAACCGACGATGTGATCAAGGCTTTAAATAGCCTGAAGTGA